The Bacteroidota bacterium genome window below encodes:
- a CDS encoding Crp/Fnr family transcriptional regulator: MNNGCKNTLKCEDCKNNKNSLFANLPIENRQLIEDNKLNCNYKKGDSIFKEGMIPTGLICLNSGKVKVFKEGVGREQIIRLVKPVELFGYRAVLSKENYNCSAIALEDSTVCHIDKDIVFKVLKDDENLALEIIKRLAFELGYTKNQIVNLTQKHVRGRLAESLLVLKNTYGIADNNGFLDVRFSRNDLANLANMTTSNASRTLSSFVDEKLVKLDGKKIKILNTSQLMRISNYG, translated from the coding sequence ATGAATAATGGTTGCAAAAATACTCTAAAGTGTGAAGATTGTAAAAACAATAAAAATTCATTATTTGCAAACTTGCCAATTGAAAACAGACAATTAATAGAAGATAACAAACTAAATTGCAATTATAAAAAGGGAGATTCCATATTTAAAGAAGGAATGATTCCTACAGGACTAATTTGCCTTAATTCAGGCAAAGTAAAAGTTTTTAAGGAAGGAGTTGGACGAGAACAAATCATTAGATTAGTAAAACCTGTTGAATTATTTGGATACAGAGCAGTATTGTCGAAAGAAAATTATAATTGCTCAGCAATAGCTTTAGAAGATAGTACAGTTTGTCATATTGATAAAGATATTGTTTTTAAAGTTTTAAAAGATGATGAAAATTTAGCTTTAGAAATAATTAAGAGACTTGCTTTTGAGTTAGGATATACAAAAAACCAGATTGTTAATTTAACTCAAAAACACGTAAGAGGACGATTAGCAGAATCATTACTTGTTTTAAAAAACACTTATGGAATTGCTGATAACAATGGTTTTCTTGATGTAAGATTTAGCAGAAACGACTTGGCAAATCTAGCAAATATGACAACATCCAATGCCAGCCGGACTTTGTCATCTTTTGTCGATGAAAAATTAGTTAAGTTAGACGGTAAAAAAATAAAGATACTTAACACTTCACAACTAATGAGAATCAGTAATTACGGATAA